Proteins from a genomic interval of Peromyscus leucopus breed LL Stock chromosome 12, UCI_PerLeu_2.1, whole genome shotgun sequence:
- the LOC119088785 gene encoding leukocyte surface antigen CD47-like isoform X1 has product MTGQAGIWPLVAVLLLSSLCCGSAQLLFKNINSVTVSSCDKVVVIPCYVSNIETEDIKGLKLNWKFGNTVILIFEGSVNKYSKTDNFQSAWISPLALIKGNASLKLNKNEAKEGNYTCTVREPRREGKHTVELKYRRASWFPLSENILIIISPFLTVLFFWAQFSILIRKYKSNPVNKKMILLSTSGLLLTIIVILGAILFIPGNYSKKKSYGLILFVTPSVIPIVLQYYKFKPAIGRTLHAMIIFTILQALGFVLAMAGLYLTVNECVPKHGSLLVSGLIIIALVELFGLIYMKWLDP; this is encoded by the exons GTTCAGCGCAGctactctttaaaaatattaattctgtGACAGTCAGCTCTTGTGACAAGGTTGTTGTCATTCCGTGCTACGTTTCCAATATAGAAACAGAAGACATCAAAGGGTTAAAATTGAATTGGAAATTTGGAAACACGGTCATTCTCATCTTTGAAGGATCTGTAAACAAATACTCCAAAACTGATAACTTTCAAAGTGCGTGGATTTCCCCCTTAGCACTTATAAAAGGAAACGCTTCTTTGAAGCTGAATAAGAACGAGGCGAAAGAGGGAAACTATACATGTACAGTCAGAGAACCAAGAAGAGAAGGTAAACACACCGTGGAACTAAAATACCGCCGCG cttCATGGTTTCCTTTAAGTGAAAATATTCTCATTATTATTTCCCCATTTCTGACTGTACTTTTCTTCTGGGCACAGTTTAGCATTTTAA tacgaAAATATAAATCCAACCCTGTGAACAAGAAGATGATTCTTTTATCTACTTCTGGACTACTGCTCACCATAATTGTCATTCTCGGAGCCATTCTTTTTATCCCAG GTAattattcaaaaaagaaaagctatgggcttattttgtttgttactCCTTCAGTGATACCTATAGTTCTTCAGTACTATAAGTTCAAGCCAG ctATTGGGAGGACCCTTCATGCTATGATCATATTTACAATCCTTCAGGCATTGGGCTTTGTACTCGCTATGGCAGGACTATATCTTACTGTAAATG aGTGTGTGCCAAAACATGGCTCCCTTCTAGTTTCAGGTTTGATCATCATAGCTCTAGTAGAATTATTTGGACTAATTTACATGAAATGGCTGG ACCCCTGA
- the LOC119088785 gene encoding leukocyte surface antigen CD47-like isoform X2, producing the protein MTGQAGIWPLVAVLLLSSLCCGSAQLLFKNINSVTVSSCDKVVVIPCYVSNIETEDIKGLKLNWKFGNTVILIFEGSVNKYSKTDNFQSAWISPLALIKGNASLKLNKNEAKEGNYTCTVREPRREGKHTVELKYRRASWFPLSENILIIISPFLTVLFFWAQFSILIRKYKSNPVNKKMILLSTSGLLLTIIVILGAILFIPAIGRTLHAMIIFTILQALGFVLAMAGLYLTVNECVPKHGSLLVSGLIIIALVELFGLIYMKWLDP; encoded by the exons GTTCAGCGCAGctactctttaaaaatattaattctgtGACAGTCAGCTCTTGTGACAAGGTTGTTGTCATTCCGTGCTACGTTTCCAATATAGAAACAGAAGACATCAAAGGGTTAAAATTGAATTGGAAATTTGGAAACACGGTCATTCTCATCTTTGAAGGATCTGTAAACAAATACTCCAAAACTGATAACTTTCAAAGTGCGTGGATTTCCCCCTTAGCACTTATAAAAGGAAACGCTTCTTTGAAGCTGAATAAGAACGAGGCGAAAGAGGGAAACTATACATGTACAGTCAGAGAACCAAGAAGAGAAGGTAAACACACCGTGGAACTAAAATACCGCCGCG cttCATGGTTTCCTTTAAGTGAAAATATTCTCATTATTATTTCCCCATTTCTGACTGTACTTTTCTTCTGGGCACAGTTTAGCATTTTAA tacgaAAATATAAATCCAACCCTGTGAACAAGAAGATGATTCTTTTATCTACTTCTGGACTACTGCTCACCATAATTGTCATTCTCGGAGCCATTCTTTTTATCCCAG ctATTGGGAGGACCCTTCATGCTATGATCATATTTACAATCCTTCAGGCATTGGGCTTTGTACTCGCTATGGCAGGACTATATCTTACTGTAAATG aGTGTGTGCCAAAACATGGCTCCCTTCTAGTTTCAGGTTTGATCATCATAGCTCTAGTAGAATTATTTGGACTAATTTACATGAAATGGCTGG ACCCCTGA